In Janthinobacterium agaricidamnosum NBRC 102515 = DSM 9628, the DNA window GTATGGCCGCCCGACACCAGCAGCGCGATAAACGGGAATGCCGGCGGTTCCGACGCCAGCAGCGGCGACAGCAGATGGCCTTCCAGGTGATGGATGCCGAGCACCGGCTTGTTGGCCGCCAGCCCGAGGCTGCACGCCACCGACGAGCCGACCAGCAGCGCGCCGGCCAGGCCCGGTCCCTGGGTGTAGGCGATCGCGTCGATGTCCTTCAGCGCGAGACCGGCCTTGGCCAGGGTTTCCTGCAGCAGCGGGATGGCGCGCCGGATATGGTCGCGCGACGCCAGTTCCGGCACCACGCCGCCGTATTGCTCGTGCATCGCGACCTGGGAATACAGGGCGTGCGACAGCAGACCGCGTTGCGTGTCGTATAAGGCCAGGCCGGTTTCGTCACAGGAGGATTCGACGCCGAGAACAATCATGGGGAGTTATATCAGGTGCATTAAACCCGCCATTGTAAAGGAAAGCCGCCGCGGCGGCTCCTGGGCGGCGCTCAGGCCCGGTGTTTGCCCGCCTTGGAACGGCGCGCATGCCACGCCGTCATCAGGCCGAGGCCGGCCAGCAGCATCATCCAGGTGCCTGGTTCGGGGACCGGCAGCGCGGCCGAATAAATCGTCAATACCGGATTGCTGATGGCGATCGACGCAAACGACGGCACTTTTAATTCATTGCCATCCTTGTCGTGGTAACGGCCGTAGCTGGCGCTGGCAAACAGGAAGGCGTCCATCGACAGCGTCATCACGTCGGGAAAGGCGCTGGCCGCGCCGTTCAGCCCGAGCTGGCCGGCGCCGGTCACGTCGTCCTGCCTGAGCATTGACGAGGCATACGTGACGCCATCCAGGCCCGACACGGCGAGCGCGGCCCGCGCATAGTTATTGGCGGTTCCAGGGGATTGCCCTTTCGGGATCGCGTTGGCCGGCGGGGCGCTGGGCCGCAGCACGCCGGCCAGGTCGCTGGAAAATTCGAAGCCGGTAATCTGGTAGCCGGGCAGCGCCGCCAATTGCATCGATAAGCGGTACCAGCGATTGATCAGCAGGCCGCCCGACAGGGCCGGGCCGAGATGCTCCAGCGTGTCGAGGCCGATCCGGGTGACGCCATCGGCATCGGACAGCACTTTCAGCGGCAGTATCGGTTCGGTGCGGGATGTGTCCTGGACCAAATGGTCGAGCGAAAACGCGCTGAAGGTCGTCGGCTGCTGCGCGTAGGCGCCGGGGGCGATCAGCAATGCGGCGATGCCGGTGATGGCGGCGCGTGTCAGGAAATGCATGGTGGCCTCGTGATGGTGATGGATGGATTTGCTTCTTTCTTAATATTAATCCATATTTAATATTAATAATGCATTTAAAGTATCAAGTTCATATTTTTGTTCCGCCGCAAGACATTCCGCACCATTTTCGGCGCTGCGGCGCACCGCTCCAGTGCATCTCGCCGATAGGCGATGCCAAGCACCCTGCGGACTCTTGGCATCGCTCTTGCTTAGGTCAGCGCTGTGCATTTGCGAATGGAGATTCAAATGACCGAACGGTGGAAAGTGATTTGCAAGTTGAAGGATGTGCCGCTGCAAGGCGCGCGGCTGGTGCAGCGCGGCCTGGCATGGCAGGATCTGCCCGGCGTGGCGCTGTTTCGCACGGCTGACGACAAGGTGTATGCGCTGCTCGACTGTTGCCCATCGTGCAGCAAGGGCGCGGGGCCGGGCGGCTCGTTGGCGCAGGGCGTGGTGGCAGGCAGCAATTTGCTGGGGCCGCGCAATAGCTGGACGATTGAATTGGATACCGGCCGCCAGGTGGCGCCCGAGATCGCTTATGTGCGGACTTACCGGGTGCGTATCGCCGATGGCCGCGTGTGCCTGGACTTGAATGAAATGAATACCCCGGCCAGCCGCGCCGAATGGGCGCTGGCCGGCTCGCTGGCGGTGCTGCCGCATTTGCAGATGGCGTAGCGACGGCAGGCCGGGCTGGCCGAAGCCGCAACCCGGCGTAAATTACCTTAGCCGAACAAAGGACGCTGCAGCAATTGGGTGTGGGCGTCGCGCAGCATGGTTTCGGTGGTGTCCCAGTCGATGCAGCCGTCGGTGACCGAGCAGCCGTAGGTCAGCTGCGACAGGTCTTGCGGAATCTTCTGGTTGCCGCCGACGATGTTCGATTCGATCATTACGCCGACCAGCGACTGGTTGCCGTGGCGGATCTGGTTGACTACGTCGGCCATCACCAGCGGTTGCAGTTCCGGCTTCTTGTAGCTGTTCGCATGCGAGCAGTCGACCACCAGGTTGGCCGGCAGCCTGGCCTTGGCCAGCGCCTGTTCGGCGATCGCCACCGACACCGAATCGTAGTTCGGACGGCCGTCGCCGCCGCGCAGCACCACGTGGCCGTAGGCGTTGCCGCGGGTGCGCACGATCGACACATTGCCTTCGCTATTGATGCCCAGGAAGGAGTGCGGATGGGCCGACGACAGGATCGCGTTGACGGCGATGCTGATGTCGCCGTCGGTGCCGTTCTTGAAGCCGACCGGGGTCGACAGGCCGGACGACATTTCGCGGTGGGTTTGCGATTCGGTGGTGCGCGCACCGATCGCGGTCCAGGCGATCAGGTCGCCCAGGTATTGCGGCGAGATCGGGTCCAGCGCTTCGGTGGCGGTCGGCAAGCCCAGCTCGCACACGTCGAGCAGGAATTGACGCGCCTTTTCCATGCCGATATCGACCCGGAAGGAATCGTCCATGTGCGGATCGTTGATATACCCTTTCCAGCCGGTGGTGGTGCGCGGCTTTTCGAAATACACCCGCATCACCAGCACCATGGTGCCCTTGACCACGGCTTGCAGCGCCTTCAGGCGGCGCGCGTAATCGAGGCCGGCCACCGGATCGTGGATCGAGCAGGGGCCGACCACCACGAACAGGCGTTTATCCTTGCGGTCGATGATGTCGCGCAGGGTTTCGCGGCCTTCGTTGACGGTCTTCGAGGCGGCTTCGGTCAGCGGCAATTTGGCGTGCAGGGCTTCCGGCGACGGCATTGGCGCGAATGAAGTGATGTTGATATTTTCGAGATCGGGAGTAGTCATGATTCTGCTGGCTTTCGGCGGTGCGTACTGGGTGCGTACATAATTAAGATGCATTAGTGTAGCGGAAATGCGCGCTGGCGGTGCCCGGCAGTTCAAAAACAGGGACAGGAAACAATGAGTAAGTGACAAAAAAAAGACGCCCGAAAAGGCGCGTCTGAAGGCGGGGGCGAAAAAAGGTGCGCTGCCGGTTCGCTGCCGTCAGTGCGGCAGCGCGCGATTCCGGCTGGCTTCCTGGCCGGCGAGCGGCGCCGGCCGGCGCACCGGCGGGCTGGTCCGCAGCGCCGGATGGCTGCGCATATAGGCGTCGATTTCCTGCTGCTGCTGGTCGATTTGCTGCTCGATGCAGACGATCTGGCTTTGCAGCAGCATGAACAGCGCGTGCTGGCCGGCCCGCAGATGCTGGCCCAGCCGTTCGCGTTCCTGCAGCCGCACCAGGTTGAGTATTTTCAGGCGCCGTAGATTCAGGCGCAGCGCCAGTTCGCCGGGCGCCGGCGCCTCCCAGGGCGTGGCGTGGCCGGCCGCGCAAAAGCGCGCCAGCAACAGGGCCAGCGCCGATTTCGGGCCGCTGACTTCCTGGTGCGGCATGTCGCTTTGCCGGAATTGTTCCAGCGCGCCGGGATCGGCGTCGTGGATCTGCATGCCCAAGCCGGCCAGGTTCAAGGCCGGCGCTTCGCCGTACGGGCCGTTCACCAGCAGGCACACATGCAGGCCATCGGCTTCGACGTCGTGCCTGAGCAGCCAGCCGCACAGCCAGCGGTGGCCCGCCAGGTCGTTTTCCAGCGCCTTGATAAAGATTTCGCCATGGGCCAGCAACACGGCCTTGATCCACAGTTTGCTGACTTCGATGCCGAGTACGGCGCGGGAAGGGTTTTTCATGATTTTCTCCTGACAGGAAATAACACCATCACAGTGGCGTTAACTGCACGCCAAACGTCCGTTCGACCAGCCAGGCCGCTAGCGCCAGCATGATCAACAGTGAAGCGCCGCCCAGCAGCCAGCGGTAAAACCAGGTACGATGCAGTGCGCAAGCCAGCGCCGGACTGGCGCTGCCGACCAGTCCCAGCAGCGCCGCGAACAGTATCGGCAAGCGGTGCACGATGCCTGTGCCTGTCATCGCGCCGGGCGCGGACACGCAGGCAAGACCATTCCCCGGTACCACCGTGTTGAGGAAAGTTCTTGATAGCAAAACTGACATGTCTTTCTCCGATGGCTGATGGAACGGCGCGGCATGATGCGGGCTTGCCCGGCTGCTGGTTCAGCCTTATACGCAGCCGGCGCGGAACTGGATTCAAATTTTTCAGGAATTTTTCAAAAAAAGCGGAAAGGGCCGTCAGGCAAGCAGACCGGCGCGCGCCGTGATTTTGTGCGTATTTCCGGGGCGGGCATGGAAGGGCCACGCAAATCCGTGTAAGCTCTCGCCGATGCATACTTCCGCCCCCGCCGAACCTCTCGCCCCCTTTAGCGCCGCCCGTTTCATCAAGGAAATCGGGCGCGGCAAGAATGGCGCCCGCAGCATGAGCCGCACCGACGCCGAGGCGCTGTACGGCGCGATGCTGCAAGGCCGCGTGTCCGACCTGGAACTGGGCGGTATCTTGTTGTCGATGCGCATCAAGGGCGAATCGGTCGAAGAAATCGCCGGCTTCCTGGACGCCGCCGAAGCGTCGTTCGCGCCGCTGGCCGCGCCGCCCGGCGAGCATGCGCCGGTAGTCATTCCAAGTTATAACGGGGCGCGCAAGATGGCCAACCTGACCGCCTTGCTGGCGCTGCTGCTGGCGCGCCGCGGCGTGCCGGTGCTGGTGCATGGCGTGGCCAGCGATCCCGGCCGCATCACCACGGCCGAAGTGTTCCAGGCGCTGGGCTTGCCCGCCGCGCGTTCGCATGCCGAGGCCGAGGCGGCGCTGGACCGTGGCGAACCGGCCTTCATCGCCATCGACGACCTGGCGCCGCAACTGGCGCATTTGCTGTCGCTGCGGCGCATCCTGGGGGTGCGCAATTCGACCCACACGCTGGTCAAGATCATGCAGCCGTTCACCGGACCGGCGTTGCGGCTGGTGTCGTACACCCATCCTGAATACCTGGAAATGCTGGGCGAGTATTTCGTCGCGGCCGCGCCGCATGCGCGCGGCGATGCGTTCCTGATGCGCGGCACCGAGGGCGAAACCGTGGCCAACGCCAACAAGGCGCAGCAAATCGACTGGTTTCACGATGGCCGGCGCACCTTGCTGGTGGAAAAGCAGACGCTGGTGCAAAGCTTGCCGGTCTTGCCGGTCGATAAGGATGCGGCCACCACGGCACAGTGGATACAGGCCGTATTACGCGGCGAAATCCTGGTGCCGGAATCGATCGCCGAGCAGGTCGAACAGTGCCTGGCCGCATCGCGCGGCTTGGCGCAGCGCTTTATGCAGCGCTAAAAAAACAGCGCTTCCTGCGGCTCCCGGCAGTTTACAATGTCGCTTTTGTAATCAGGCGGGACCGGAATTTTCATGGCAAAACAATATGATGTGGCAGTAATCGGCGCGGGCGCGGCCGGCATGATGTGCGCGGCAGTGGCGGCGCAGCGCGGCAAGCGCGTGGTATTGATCGATCATGCGGGCAAGCTGGCCGAGAAAATCCGCATCTCCGGTGGCGGGCGTTGTAACTTTACTAATTTGCAGGCCGGACCGCAAAATTTCCTGTCGGACAATCCTCACTTTTGCAAAAGCGCCTTGTCGCGTTATACGCCGCAGGACTTCCTGGCGCTCATCAAAAAATACCGCATCGCTTATCACGAAAAGCACAAGGGCCAACTGTTCTGCAACGAGTCGGCCGAGCAAATCATCGACATGTTAAAGGATGAGTGCGCTGCCAGCGACGTGCACTGGCGCATGCCGTGCAAGATCGGGTCGCTGGCACGCCGTCCGGAGGGCGGCTTCTTGCTGGGTACCGACAGCGGCGACATCGTGGCCGGCAGCGTGGTGGTCGCCACCGGTGGCTTGTCGATCCCGAAAATCGGCGCCACCGACTTTGCCTATCGTATCGCCCAGCAATTTGACTTGCGTCTGGTCGAGCCGCGTCCGGCGCTGGTGCCGCTGACCTTCGATCCGGCGATCTGGGCGCCGTACGCCGAATTGTCCGGCATCGCGCTGGAAGTGGATGTCGAAACCGGCAGCCTGAAAGGCCGCAACCCAAGCGGCGCGCGGTTCCGCGAAGACTTGCTGTTCACGCATCGTGGTTTGTCCGGCCCGGCGATCCTGCAAATTTCCAGCTTTTGGCAGCCGGGCACGCCGATTGTCGTCAACTTGCTGCCGGAAATGGACGTCGCCGCGACCCTGATCGAGGGCAAGGGCAGCCTGAAGAAGCAACTCGGCAATATCGTGTCGCAATGGCTGCCGGTGCGGCTGGCCGACAGTTTGCTCAGCGCCAATGGCCTGGCGGCCGATGCGCGCATCGCCGACTTGCCGGATGCCACATTGCGCAAGCTGGGCCAGGCCATCAACCAGTGGTCTATCGTGCCGAACGGTTCCGAAGGCTACCGCAAGGCGGAAGTGACGCGCGGCGGCATCGATACGCGCGAACTGTCGCAGCAAACCATGATGGCCAACAAGGTGCCGGGTTTGTATTTCATCGGTGAATCGGTCGATGTGACGGGCTGGCTGGGCGGTTACAACTTCCAGTGGGCGTGGGCGTCGGGTGTTGCCGCAGGGATGGCGTTGCAATCGGAGCAGTAGTTTGCAATAGGTTTGGCTTTCATATAATTCAATTGAGTAATTGACATTAAATTGACTTTTGCTTACTCTTGCTGACCTTATAATTTGTCACCATGGAGTTTGAATGAAACGTTTGTTGATCGCCGCCGCGACTGTCGCCTTGTTCAGTGTGAATGCGCATGGCGCGGTGCCTGTGCTGAAAAATGCCAGCTTTGAAATCAATCTGGTCGGAAATGATTACGGTTATGGCCAAGTGGCGCCCGATTGGGTATTCACGGGCAAGTCCGGCGTATCGGCCAGCGGCACCGCCTGGGGCGGCGCCGCCAGCGATGGCCGTTATTTCGCCTTCCTGCAGACCGCCTCCAGCATTTCGCAAACCTTTGCCACCGACGAGGCCGGCGATTACACGTTTACCTTCGACCTGGCCTTGCGTCCGGTGCTGCAAGCCGGCCAGGTGGTCGGCGTCAGCCTGGACGGCCAGCAATTGGGACGATATACCTTCGATGGCCCGGGCTGGAGCAACCGCAGCGCCACGGCCCTGAATGTCGGCGCCGGCAAGCATACGCTGACGTTCACCGGCTTGACCAATGCCGGCGATACTTCGGCCTTCGTCGATAATGTCAAGGTGCTCAGCGCCGTGCCGGAACCGGAAACCTACGCGATGATGCTGGCCGGTTTCGGCTTGCTCGGTTTCGTGGTACGCCGCCGCAAGACTGCTGCCTGATATAGCGCTGCCTGGCGTCCGGGATGCATCCGGCATGCCTGGCAATGCCGCGCAAGTATTGCGGGACAGCCGTGCAGCATCCGCGCGGCGACGCGGCCGCCTCGCATCGCCGTCGGCATTACGTTACTATCGAAACAGTAGTTTACTTGACATCATGATTCTGTATAAGTCAATTGAATAATTGAGACTCAATTGCTTTTTATATAGCATTTATGGTCTTGGAGCCTATCCCGGTAGATGAATACGCCCTCTTCTGGCGCCCCTCAGTAGCGGGGACTGCGTGGCTTGCCACGCTTGCTCCTCACGCCTGGTCCGCGCTGCTGATGCGCGGCCAGCAGACGACGCTCACTACTGGGATAGGCTCTTAATCTGCCACTTATGGAGTCTTGATGAAACGTCTCTTGATCAGTGCCGTACTTGCCTTGGCGAGCAGCGGCGCATCGGCCGACACGCCTATCCTGAAAAATACCAGCTTTGAAATCAATACGGTCGGTTCCAACTATGCGTATGGGCAAGTGGCGGCCGATTGGGTATTCAGCAAGACCTGGTCTGGCGTATCGGCCAGCGGCACCGCCTGGAATGGCACGGCCAGCGACGGCCGGTATTTTGCTTTCTTGCAAAATACTTCCAGTATTGCGCAAACATTCACCACCACCGAGACCGCCGATTACAGCTTCTCCTTCGATTTGGCCTTGCGTCCGGGCTACAATGTCGGCCAGGTTGTCGAAGTCAGCCTGGATGGCCAGCAATTGGGGCTGTACAGCTTTAATGGGTATGGCTGGAAAAACAATACCGCGTCGGCGTTCAATATCGGCGCCGGCAGCCATACGCTGACGTTTGCCGGCTTAAATCCGGGCAATGCGCGAGATACTTCCGCTTTCCTCGATAATATCAAGGCCGTCAACGTCAGCGCCGTACCGGAACCGGAAACCTATGCGATGCTGCTGGCCGGCCTGGGCTTGCTGGGTTTTGTGGTGCGCCGCAGGAAGGCAGTTGCCTGATCCAGGGAGAAGAGCGGGGCGGGTGTTGTTTTGGCATCCGCCGCTATCGCTGGAAACCAGGCGCAAGCGGCATCGGGGCTTCCCTTTTTGAATAAAAGCTGCTACTATCTACCTCTTCCTATATCAACGGTTTGAATTTTTACATGACCACTATTCGCCTTAAAGAAAACGAGCCGTTCGAAGTCGCAATGCGTCGCTTCAAGCGCACTATCGAAAAAACCGGCCTGCTGACCGAATTGCGCGCACGCGAATTCTACGAAAAGCCAACAGCTGAGCGCAAGCGCAAGCTGGCAGCTGCTGTCAAGCGTCATTACAAACGCATCCGCAGCCAACAACTGCCGAAAAAATTATTCTAAGACTGTTTTATTGGAATTAACCCGGTAGTTGGCGCATATTCGCCACGGGTTATATTTTGATACATTTGAATGCAAGCCGGTTCAGATGAGTCGCATACCCGCTCCGGTTCGCCGCAGCGGGTTTTCGCATTTATACCTATTGCATTTATATCTATTACATTAGCGAGGTTGTCATGGGCTTGAGAGAACAAATTACCGAAGATATGAAGGCCGCGATGCGCGCCAAGGAAGCTGTCAAGCTGGGCACCATCCGCCTGCTGCTGGCTGAAATCAAGCGCAAGGAAGTCGACGAGCGCATCGAAGTGACCGATACCCAGACGCTGGCCATCGTTGAAAAAATGATCAAGCAGCGCAAGGACTCGATCACCCAATTCGAGGCGGGCGGCCGCGCCGACCTGGCTGACATCGAAAAAGTCGAACTGGCGATCTTGTCGGCCTACATGCCGGCCGGCCTGTCCGATGACGAAGTGGCTGCCGAAGTCGCCGCCGCCGTGGCCGCTTCCGGCGCCGCCGGTCCGCAAGACATGGGCAAGGTCATGGCCATCGTCAAGCCGAAACTGGCTGGCCGCGCCGATATGACGGTGGTGTCCGCGCTGGTCAAGAAGGCGCTGACCCCGGCTTGATCGAGCGCATAGCAATGCCATATCGCGCGTTGATCTGGATCAATATCCGGCGGCGTGCGCTAGTATAGCCTGACCCATAATAAAGACCGCCCAGCAAAGTGATACCACAATCTTTCATTTCCGATTTATTGAACCGCGTCGATATCGTTGACGTTGTCGGGCGTTATGTGCAGCTCAAAAAAGGCGGCGCCAATTTCATGGGCTTGTGCCCGTTCCACAATGAAAAGTCGCCCAGTTTCACGGTCAGTCCGACCAAGCAGTTTTATCACTGCTTCGGTTGCGGCGCGCATGGGACATCGATCGGTTTCCTGATCGAATATTCGGGCATGGGGTTTGTCGACGCGGTCAAGGATCTGGCGCAAGGCGTCGGCATGGTGGTGCCGGAAGCGGACGACAAGATTCCGCCTGCCCAGCGCGCACAAATGCAAGCCCAGAGCATGGCCTTGTCCGACGCGATGACGCATGCTTGCGATTATTATCGCGGCCAGTTGCGCGGCGCCACCGAAGCTATCGCCTACCTGAAGAATCGCGGCTTGACCGGCGAAATCGCGGCCCGCTTCGGCATGGGTTTCGCGCCCGGAGGCTGGGACAATTTGCGCTCGGTCTTTCCCGATTACGATGTGCTGGCGCTGGTCGAAGCCGGCCTGGTGATCGACAAGGTTGATGAGGACGGCGGCAACCGCAAACGCTACGACCGCTTCCGCGAACGCATCATGTTCCCGATCCGCAACACCAAAGGGCAGGTGATCGCGTTTGGCGGCCGGGTGCTGGATCATGGCGAACCGAAATATTTGAATTCCCCCGAAACCCCGCTGTTTTCCAAGGGTTTCGAACTGTATGGCTTGTTCGAGGCGCGCCAGGCGATCCGCGACGCCGGCTACGTGCTGGTGACCGAAGGTTATATGGATGTGGTGGCCCTGGCGCAAATGGGCTTTCCGCAAGCGGTGGCGACGCTGGGGACCGCGTGCACCACCACCCACGTGCAAAAATTGCTGCGTCAGACCGATACCGTCATTTTCAGCTTCGACGGCGACAAGGCCGGCCGCCGCGCCGCCCGCCGCGCGCTGGAAGCATGCTTGCCGCATGTGGCGGACGACAAGACCATCAAATTCCTGTTCTTGCCGGCCGAACACGATCCGGACAGCTACATCCGCGCCCATGGCGCCGACGGTTTCGAGCAGCAAGTGCATGAAGCGATGCCGCTGTCGCAATTCCTGATACGCGAAGCGTGCGGCGAGCATGACATGGACTCGCCGGAAGGACGCGCGCGAGCGCAGTTCGACGCCAAGCCGATGCTGCAGGCGATGTCGCCATCGTCGCTGCGGCTGCAAATCGTGCGCGGCCTGGCGTCGCTGACGCAAACCACGCCGTCGGAAATCGAAACCCTGTTCGAACTGGCCAAGCCGGTGGCGGCGATCCACCGCGCACCGCCGAAATCGGGCCGGCCAGTGCCGGTCGGACTGGAATTGAAGATCACCCGCATCCTGATCGCCCATCCGCCGCTGACGCTGCTGATCGACGCAGCGGGGCTGGCCGCGTTCCAGCACCTGGGCGCCGACGCCGGCGCCAGCCTGGCGCAAGTGGTGGCGGCTGGCCAGGCGCTGGGGCAGCATGGCAGTTTTGCCGCGCTGGCGCAGAGCCTGAAGGAAATGGGCGGCGATTACGACAGCATCATCGGCGAAATCGCGGCCGGCATGGAATCGGATTACGACAGCGAGCAAGCGTGGCTGGTCAGCACTATCCGCCAGTTGAAACTGGACGTGCTGAAGACCGAATTGAACCAGTTGTTCGCGGCCGGTTTGCCTTCCGACGAAATTGGTGTACGCTACCGCGAAATTATATCGAAGCAAGACCAGTTGCAGCGTGAGCGCGATGCCGAATTAGGCCACCGCTAGCGCATTTGCTAATATAGGGATAATGGCAAGATACATAAGTGATTGGAAACAATACCAGTCATCCCGGCACGCCCGGCAGGGGGTGTCCCGCAGGCTGGAAAAAGAATTTTGACGTGCTATAATTAAATGCTAAGTATTCTATGCTATGGCAAGGTAGTTCAGTTTCGGAAATAGTGTTTGTTTTCAGTAAGTTAGGCTCTTGATCGGCGCATAGGGACAGCGTCGGCGGCCAGGGCCAACTGTTGGTTTCGGCGCTGCAGCGTGCTTTGCGCCGGTGGCAAAACTGCCCGCAAACCATTCTTGGCGCTCGCCCCCAACCGCTGCCGGATGCAGTAAAATTTCTGTCGAAAACGTCAGGAACTGCATGGTTCGCAGATCGTGGCCGATGAGGTGTAAGTAACGTAACAGTGTCGAACCTGGCTTGTCGGCAGGTTCGAAGATGGTGGCTCTGTAGCGGGGCCGGCAGCAAACTTTATCCTAATCCACCGTAAAGCAAGTCGTTGTGTAATCGAAAGCGCCTGTGCCAATCAAGAAACCCGAATCCAAAGCGGCTGTGAAGCCCACTAAAGTTACCACGAAAGCCGAAAAGGCGATCGACAAGCCGGAAGCGCGCGTCACCAGCGCGCCGGTGGTAAGCCAGACTACCGATGCGGCCGCGCTGGCGGCGATCGATACCTCCGGCTATGTCTTGCCTTCGGTCAAAGTGCCAGGCCGTCGCGGCCGCAAACCTAAAGAATTCCAGCCGGAAAACGACGAAGTCGCCGCGCTGAACGCCGTCGAGCGGGCTGAACTGAAAGCCGTCGACAAGGCCAAGGCCAAGGATCGCAAGGCGAAAGAGCGCGCGCTGCTGAAGGACGCGTTTTCATCCGACACCGAAGCGACCGAGGAAGAACTGGAGCGGCGCCGGCAAAAGCTCAAGACCCTGATCAAGTTCGGCAAGGAG includes these proteins:
- a CDS encoding PEP-CTERM sorting domain-containing protein, giving the protein MHFLTRAAITGIAALLIAPGAYAQQPTTFSAFSLDHLVQDTSRTEPILPLKVLSDADGVTRIGLDTLEHLGPALSGGLLINRWYRLSMQLAALPGYQITGFEFSSDLAGVLRPSAPPANAIPKGQSPGTANNYARAALAVSGLDGVTYASSMLRQDDVTGAGQLGLNGAASAFPDVMTLSMDAFLFASASYGRYHDKDGNELKVPSFASIAISNPVLTIYSAALPVPEPGTWMMLLAGLGLMTAWHARRSKAGKHRA
- a CDS encoding nitrite reductase (NAD(P)H) small subunit; this translates as MTERWKVICKLKDVPLQGARLVQRGLAWQDLPGVALFRTADDKVYALLDCCPSCSKGAGPGGSLAQGVVAGSNLLGPRNSWTIELDTGRQVAPEIAYVRTYRVRIADGRVCLDLNEMNTPASRAEWALAGSLAVLPHLQMA
- a CDS encoding 3-deoxy-7-phosphoheptulonate synthase — protein: MTTPDLENINITSFAPMPSPEALHAKLPLTEAASKTVNEGRETLRDIIDRKDKRLFVVVGPCSIHDPVAGLDYARRLKALQAVVKGTMVLVMRVYFEKPRTTTGWKGYINDPHMDDSFRVDIGMEKARQFLLDVCELGLPTATEALDPISPQYLGDLIAWTAIGARTTESQTHREMSSGLSTPVGFKNGTDGDISIAVNAILSSAHPHSFLGINSEGNVSIVRTRGNAYGHVVLRGGDGRPNYDSVSVAIAEQALAKARLPANLVVDCSHANSYKKPELQPLVMADVVNQIRHGNQSLVGVMIESNIVGGNQKIPQDLSQLTYGCSVTDGCIDWDTTETMLRDAHTQLLQRPLFG
- the ybiB gene encoding DNA-binding protein YbiB; the protein is MHTSAPAEPLAPFSAARFIKEIGRGKNGARSMSRTDAEALYGAMLQGRVSDLELGGILLSMRIKGESVEEIAGFLDAAEASFAPLAAPPGEHAPVVIPSYNGARKMANLTALLALLLARRGVPVLVHGVASDPGRITTAEVFQALGLPAARSHAEAEAALDRGEPAFIAIDDLAPQLAHLLSLRRILGVRNSTHTLVKIMQPFTGPALRLVSYTHPEYLEMLGEYFVAAAPHARGDAFLMRGTEGETVANANKAQQIDWFHDGRRTLLVEKQTLVQSLPVLPVDKDAATTAQWIQAVLRGEILVPESIAEQVEQCLAASRGLAQRFMQR
- a CDS encoding NAD(P)/FAD-dependent oxidoreductase; translated protein: MAKQYDVAVIGAGAAGMMCAAVAAQRGKRVVLIDHAGKLAEKIRISGGGRCNFTNLQAGPQNFLSDNPHFCKSALSRYTPQDFLALIKKYRIAYHEKHKGQLFCNESAEQIIDMLKDECAASDVHWRMPCKIGSLARRPEGGFLLGTDSGDIVAGSVVVATGGLSIPKIGATDFAYRIAQQFDLRLVEPRPALVPLTFDPAIWAPYAELSGIALEVDVETGSLKGRNPSGARFREDLLFTHRGLSGPAILQISSFWQPGTPIVVNLLPEMDVAATLIEGKGSLKKQLGNIVSQWLPVRLADSLLSANGLAADARIADLPDATLRKLGQAINQWSIVPNGSEGYRKAEVTRGGIDTRELSQQTMMANKVPGLYFIGESVDVTGWLGGYNFQWAWASGVAAGMALQSEQ
- a CDS encoding FxDxF family PEP-CTERM protein, with the protein product MKRLLIAAATVALFSVNAHGAVPVLKNASFEINLVGNDYGYGQVAPDWVFTGKSGVSASGTAWGGAASDGRYFAFLQTASSISQTFATDEAGDYTFTFDLALRPVLQAGQVVGVSLDGQQLGRYTFDGPGWSNRSATALNVGAGKHTLTFTGLTNAGDTSAFVDNVKVLSAVPEPETYAMMLAGFGLLGFVVRRRKTAA
- a CDS encoding FxDxF family PEP-CTERM protein → MKRLLISAVLALASSGASADTPILKNTSFEINTVGSNYAYGQVAADWVFSKTWSGVSASGTAWNGTASDGRYFAFLQNTSSIAQTFTTTETADYSFSFDLALRPGYNVGQVVEVSLDGQQLGLYSFNGYGWKNNTASAFNIGAGSHTLTFAGLNPGNARDTSAFLDNIKAVNVSAVPEPETYAMLLAGLGLLGFVVRRRKAVA
- the rpsU gene encoding 30S ribosomal protein S21, whose protein sequence is MTTIRLKENEPFEVAMRRFKRTIEKTGLLTELRAREFYEKPTAERKRKLAAAVKRHYKRIRSQQLPKKLF
- a CDS encoding GatB/YqeY domain-containing protein translates to MGLREQITEDMKAAMRAKEAVKLGTIRLLLAEIKRKEVDERIEVTDTQTLAIVEKMIKQRKDSITQFEAGGRADLADIEKVELAILSAYMPAGLSDDEVAAEVAAAVAASGAAGPQDMGKVMAIVKPKLAGRADMTVVSALVKKALTPA
- the dnaG gene encoding DNA primase — protein: MIPQSFISDLLNRVDIVDVVGRYVQLKKGGANFMGLCPFHNEKSPSFTVSPTKQFYHCFGCGAHGTSIGFLIEYSGMGFVDAVKDLAQGVGMVVPEADDKIPPAQRAQMQAQSMALSDAMTHACDYYRGQLRGATEAIAYLKNRGLTGEIAARFGMGFAPGGWDNLRSVFPDYDVLALVEAGLVIDKVDEDGGNRKRYDRFRERIMFPIRNTKGQVIAFGGRVLDHGEPKYLNSPETPLFSKGFELYGLFEARQAIRDAGYVLVTEGYMDVVALAQMGFPQAVATLGTACTTTHVQKLLRQTDTVIFSFDGDKAGRRAARRALEACLPHVADDKTIKFLFLPAEHDPDSYIRAHGADGFEQQVHEAMPLSQFLIREACGEHDMDSPEGRARAQFDAKPMLQAMSPSSLRLQIVRGLASLTQTTPSEIETLFELAKPVAAIHRAPPKSGRPVPVGLELKITRILIAHPPLTLLIDAAGLAAFQHLGADAGASLAQVVAAGQALGQHGSFAALAQSLKEMGGDYDSIIGEIAAGMESDYDSEQAWLVSTIRQLKLDVLKTELNQLFAAGLPSDEIGVRYREIISKQDQLQRERDAELGHR